Proteins from a single region of Deltaproteobacteria bacterium:
- a CDS encoding glycosyltransferase family 4 protein, whose product MYRASRPHILMLLENHPYPQDSRVRQEAQALVAEGYTVSVISPAGSGQSWCETVHGVRVYRFPMPPGANGLLGYVLEYGCAMTAALLISLWVFLRHGFDVIHAHNPPDTFVFIAALYKLFGRRFVFDHHDLSPEMYDARFPGEGKPLLRKLLFACERLSYRLADHTIATNESYKALAVQRHQIPVARITVVRNGPALNRLQPTAPISELRQKAPIIIGYAGTMGVQDGVDYLFRALSHLVTTLGRRDFFCVLVGNGDALTELQSLAAQLQLTEYVHFTGWVEPGEVPRYLSTADICVAPEPSNPYNDRSTMIKIMEYMAMAKPIVAFDLPEHRASAQDAAIYVPGNDELAFARALAHLMDDPARCHQLGTAGHNRVENALAWKHSIPPLLAVYGALFPRLEVSSPATPVVVREN is encoded by the coding sequence ATGTACCGAGCATCTCGTCCACACATTTTAATGTTATTGGAAAACCATCCATATCCACAAGACAGCCGCGTTCGCCAGGAAGCACAAGCGCTCGTGGCTGAAGGGTATACAGTATCGGTCATCTCTCCAGCAGGCTCAGGACAGTCGTGGTGCGAAACCGTCCATGGCGTTCGTGTCTATCGTTTCCCGATGCCCCCAGGAGCCAATGGCCTCTTGGGGTATGTACTCGAATACGGCTGTGCCATGACGGCAGCGTTGTTGATTTCCTTGTGGGTTTTTCTGCGGCACGGATTCGATGTTATTCACGCCCATAACCCGCCAGATACGTTCGTCTTCATTGCCGCCCTTTACAAACTGTTTGGTAGGCGGTTCGTCTTCGATCATCACGACCTGTCACCGGAAATGTACGATGCCCGATTTCCAGGCGAGGGGAAGCCTCTGTTACGAAAGCTGTTGTTTGCATGTGAACGACTCTCCTATCGCTTGGCGGACCACACCATTGCTACCAACGAATCGTATAAAGCCTTAGCAGTGCAGCGGCACCAGATTCCAGTCGCGCGCATCACAGTCGTCCGTAATGGCCCCGCCCTCAACCGCCTGCAACCAACCGCACCCATTAGTGAACTGCGCCAGAAAGCCCCAATCATTATCGGCTATGCCGGAACGATGGGAGTGCAGGATGGTGTCGACTACCTCTTCCGTGCGCTCTCCCACCTGGTAACCACTCTTGGGCGCCGCGACTTTTTCTGTGTCTTGGTCGGCAACGGTGATGCGCTCACCGAGTTACAGTCGCTTGCCGCGCAATTACAGCTCACCGAATACGTGCACTTTACCGGCTGGGTCGAGCCCGGTGAAGTTCCGCGCTATCTCTCAACCGCAGATATTTGTGTCGCACCGGAACCGTCGAATCCGTATAACGATCGCTCAACCATGATCAAGATCATGGAATATATGGCGATGGCCAAACCAATCGTTGCGTTTGATCTGCCCGAGCATCGCGCGAGTGCCCAAGATGCAGCAATCTACGTTCCCGGTAATGATGAACTCGCATTTGCGCGTGCGCTGGCACATCTGATGGATGACCCGGCGCGTTGTCACCAGCTGGGCACCGCGGGGCATAATCGGGTTGAGAACGCTCTAGCCTGGAAACATTCGATTCCTCCCCTCCTGGCGGTCTATGGCGCCCTCTTCCCTCGGCTGGAGGTCTCGTCTCC
- a CDS encoding glycosyltransferase family 4 protein, which produces MRIAAIASMKKGLEHFIYRELCLLSAQGVSIRLFPTKYGKGLYTARDERDLQRWNLFAVLLWQPYFLVHSPFRYMSLLWEAVAVGAVIDFALAWYFSRTMADIDLIYATFGDRKFFVGYFCKRILHKPLAVTIHAYELYDNPNPRLFERALAVCDQVIVPTEYNREYLATHYQVAPTRVEVVRYSVDIEDYRPNKKFVILIVGFFVERKGHEVLFKALTHVNQEDIEVWVVGGEGAEAPVDVRALATQLGIDRHVAFFGPLSGNALKAVYRACDVFCLPCRTEKSGVAEGFPNVLIEAMAFGKPVITTRHVEIPRIIKDIVVDENDVEGLAQAIRQAYQSASLRERLGKTNRQIAEEVFSPRNVARTAQILSRLANPHQSQTAAYHETLPAVTTVQEQKMSTN; this is translated from the coding sequence ATGCGTATTGCCGCTATTGCTTCCATGAAGAAAGGCTTAGAGCATTTCATTTATCGTGAGCTGTGCCTCCTCAGTGCACAAGGGGTCTCGATTCGCCTCTTTCCCACCAAGTATGGAAAAGGTCTGTACACCGCGAGAGACGAACGGGACCTCCAACGCTGGAATCTGTTTGCCGTGCTCCTGTGGCAACCCTACTTTCTCGTACACTCTCCCTTCCGTTACATGTCATTACTATGGGAAGCGGTGGCGGTCGGTGCAGTCATAGACTTTGCGCTGGCGTGGTACTTCTCGCGGACGATGGCTGACATCGACCTGATCTATGCCACCTTTGGCGACCGGAAATTCTTCGTCGGCTATTTCTGCAAACGCATCCTCCACAAACCCCTCGCCGTGACCATCCATGCCTATGAACTCTATGACAATCCCAATCCACGACTCTTTGAGCGAGCGTTAGCCGTCTGTGATCAGGTTATTGTCCCGACGGAGTACAACCGTGAATACCTCGCGACCCACTACCAGGTCGCACCGACACGCGTCGAAGTCGTCCGCTATAGCGTTGATATCGAAGACTACCGTCCGAACAAGAAGTTTGTCATTCTCATCGTCGGCTTTTTCGTCGAACGCAAGGGACATGAGGTACTGTTCAAGGCTCTCACACACGTAAACCAGGAAGACATCGAGGTCTGGGTCGTTGGTGGAGAAGGCGCAGAGGCTCCAGTTGACGTGCGTGCACTAGCGACACAGCTCGGTATTGATCGACACGTCGCGTTCTTCGGCCCTTTGAGCGGCAATGCGCTCAAGGCAGTGTATCGCGCATGTGACGTGTTCTGCCTCCCGTGTCGTACGGAGAAGAGTGGCGTCGCGGAAGGCTTCCCTAACGTCCTTATTGAAGCAATGGCCTTTGGCAAGCCCGTCATTACCACCCGGCACGTCGAGATCCCGCGTATTATCAAAGATATCGTCGTCGACGAGAATGATGTCGAAGGACTCGCGCAGGCGATCCGACAGGCCTATCAATCGGCCTCACTACGAGAGCGGTTAGGAAAGACTAACCGCCAGATAGCGGAAGAGGTGTTTTCTCCACGTAATGTGGCACGGACCGCACAGATTCTGTCCAGGCTGGCCAATCCCCATCAATCCCAAACTGCAGCCTATCACGAGACACTTCCTGCCGTAACAACTGTGCAAGAACAGAAAATGTCGACCAACTAG
- a CDS encoding Gfo/Idh/MocA family oxidoreductase, translated as MEEKVGVALIGCGYWGINYLRVFNELPQSHAVVVCDARQERLQEIHRRFPDIQCTTDIDTALQTKGVTAAVICTPATTHYAVAQRCIAARKHILVEKPITTEVSDAEELITLAQRHRLQLMVGHIFLFNPAIEKVKEYITRGDVGKVYYLYARRTNMGPIRQDVNALWDLAPHDVSIFNYLLDATPSWVSAVGARVLGNQREDVGFISLGYKADTVCHIHVSWADADKVREVVVVGSNKRVVFNDFNPLERVRVFDKGVSLIEPETATFGEYQLQVRDGDIISPRVDVSEPLKNQCAHFIECIQTGRSPRTDAWAGRDVVRVMTAIDRSLRDYGTPVVVQEEEKFDVRSDSFTASALR; from the coding sequence ATGGAAGAAAAAGTTGGTGTCGCGCTTATTGGTTGCGGGTATTGGGGGATCAATTACCTGCGGGTTTTTAACGAACTGCCACAATCACACGCAGTCGTGGTCTGCGACGCACGGCAGGAACGACTTCAGGAAATTCACCGTCGGTTTCCCGATATTCAGTGCACGACTGATATCGATACTGCCCTGCAAACCAAAGGGGTGACGGCTGCGGTCATTTGCACTCCAGCAACTACGCATTACGCAGTTGCGCAACGTTGCATCGCCGCGCGTAAGCATATCTTAGTAGAAAAACCGATTACCACAGAAGTCAGTGATGCCGAAGAGCTGATCACCTTAGCGCAGCGCCACCGACTGCAGCTGATGGTTGGCCATATTTTCCTCTTCAACCCGGCCATTGAGAAAGTCAAAGAATACATCACTCGCGGAGACGTCGGCAAAGTGTACTACCTCTATGCACGACGGACGAACATGGGGCCGATCCGCCAAGATGTGAATGCGCTGTGGGATCTCGCCCCCCACGATGTCTCTATTTTCAACTACTTGCTCGACGCCACACCATCCTGGGTGAGTGCGGTCGGGGCGCGCGTCTTAGGCAATCAGCGCGAAGACGTGGGATTCATTTCACTCGGCTACAAAGCGGATACCGTGTGCCACATCCATGTGAGTTGGGCCGATGCTGACAAAGTACGCGAAGTTGTCGTGGTGGGAAGTAACAAACGCGTCGTCTTCAACGACTTCAACCCGTTGGAACGCGTTCGCGTGTTTGACAAAGGGGTCTCGTTAATCGAGCCCGAGACCGCAACGTTTGGCGAGTATCAGCTGCAGGTGCGCGATGGCGACATCATCAGCCCGCGAGTCGATGTCAGTGAACCGTTGAAGAATCAGTGTGCCCATTTCATTGAATGCATACAAACCGGGCGGTCCCCGCGTACCGATGCCTGGGCTGGTCGAGATGTGGTTCGGGTCATGACCGCAATCGATCGCTCACTGCGAGACTACGGTACCCCAGTCGTTGTACAGGAGGAGGAGAAATTCGATGTCCGTTCAGACAGCTTTACCGCAAGTGCCCTTCGTTGA
- a CDS encoding glycosyltransferase — MPELSVVLISKNQAWNVKRLIESVLRETTRVSSREVILVDSASTDDTVAQASAYAITILRLRSDQHLSPAAGRYVGYQHTTGNFVLFLDGDMELCSGWLEQAFHILATSPEVAVVTGQTLDLLPTAQAYEKPPLPPETGAASTIPACAGAALYRRSVLAEVGPFNPYLRSEEEPELCLRIRHAGYRIVDLHYPIAYHYSNPEGALSTLIARWRRNLYLGDGQVLRYHLGSTLLWTYIKERGYVCLPLVGLAVGLGSFLWSYWHRQWIWFGLWLLLCAVTIVGDALRKRSLYRMLFSVVHRLIIVDGTLRGFFLQPVSPTQYPNRFDVIQRASPSQPSSALHERTVWM, encoded by the coding sequence ATGCCCGAACTTTCAGTCGTCCTCATTAGCAAAAACCAGGCGTGGAATGTGAAGCGCTTGATTGAATCGGTCCTGCGTGAGACGACTCGTGTGTCATCACGCGAGGTTATCTTGGTTGACTCCGCATCGACTGATGACACCGTGGCACAAGCAAGCGCGTATGCCATCACCATTCTCCGCTTGCGATCAGACCAGCATCTTTCTCCTGCGGCAGGGCGTTACGTCGGCTATCAACATACGACTGGTAACTTCGTGTTATTCCTGGACGGAGATATGGAACTCTGCTCCGGATGGCTAGAGCAGGCATTCCACATTTTGGCAACCTCTCCTGAGGTTGCGGTCGTCACTGGTCAGACGCTCGACCTCTTGCCGACAGCGCAAGCATACGAGAAGCCGCCACTGCCACCTGAGACGGGAGCAGCCAGCACTATTCCCGCCTGTGCCGGAGCAGCGTTGTATCGACGGTCGGTCTTAGCTGAAGTTGGTCCGTTTAACCCATATCTGCGTTCGGAAGAAGAACCAGAGCTGTGTTTGCGCATTCGCCACGCTGGCTACCGAATCGTGGACCTGCATTATCCCATTGCCTATCATTACTCGAATCCAGAAGGTGCACTCTCTACGCTGATCGCTCGCTGGCGGCGCAATCTCTATTTGGGTGATGGGCAGGTCCTCCGCTACCACTTGGGCAGTACGCTGCTGTGGACGTACATCAAAGAGCGCGGCTATGTCTGTCTTCCGCTTGTCGGCCTCGCCGTTGGCCTCGGTAGCTTCTTGTGGTCGTACTGGCATCGCCAGTGGATATGGTTTGGCCTCTGGTTGCTCCTCTGTGCTGTCACCATTGTTGGCGATGCGCTGCGTAAACGGAGCCTGTATCGCATGCTTTTTAGCGTGGTGCACCGTCTGATCATCGTTGATGGCACCCTTCGCGGGTTTTTCTTACAACCAGTCAGTCCGACTCAGTATCCGAATCGCTTCGATGTCATTCAACGCGCTTCCCCTTCTCAACCATCATCTGCCCTGCACGAGCGCACGGTATGGATGTAA
- the asnB gene encoding asparagine synthase (glutamine-hydrolyzing), protein MCGIAGMYNYRGHPTDTQSLQAMLSAIHHRGPDDQGIHSTATLAMGMQRLSIIDLSTGQQPIFNEDKSVVVVFNGEIYNYRQLSERLLQRGHTLATNSDTEVIVHLYEDFGEDCVHHLRGMFAFAVWDARRQRVLLARDRLGIKPLYYTQPMGEIVFASEVKALLQHPRVHARLQLDALNNFLTLKYVPAPQTMFAGIRALPPGHLLLCDAAGVTERRYWDVQFPANGNGHQSEDVYAEQLSELLRECVQSHLMSDVPFGAFLSGGLDSSTIVALMSQLLNQPVKTFSVGFTREGSTESELPYARMVAKQFHTDHHEVMINPHHLIDLSKKVVWHLDQPIADEATLANYMVAELASHHVKMVLTGEGGDELFAGYARYAGERFSPLCQVLPRPARAMALSISNQLPGLRRPKLALQALCQSEESSRLVRWFPLCPAETKAALLTPELQHTLQQHSAEEVFAYHLAQTAAPDPLSRMLYVDTKLWLPDDLLARGDKTSMAVSVEARVPLLDHKLVEFAATLPSHLKLNRLTRKYLLKKVSRQWLPPAIIDRKKQGFPVPFAQWFRTTARPFVHDLLASGTVKRRGLFQPQAVEQVLVEHDSGMADHGTLIWALVNVELWHQLFLDT, encoded by the coding sequence ATGTGTGGAATCGCTGGAATGTACAACTATCGCGGACACCCTACCGATACGCAATCCCTGCAGGCGATGCTCTCGGCGATCCACCATCGTGGACCGGACGATCAAGGCATCCATAGTACGGCAACGCTGGCGATGGGAATGCAGCGGCTCAGCATTATTGATCTGAGTACTGGCCAGCAACCGATCTTCAACGAAGATAAAAGTGTCGTCGTCGTCTTTAACGGGGAAATCTACAATTATCGCCAACTGAGCGAGCGACTGCTCCAGCGCGGCCATACGCTCGCGACGAACAGCGATACCGAAGTCATCGTGCATCTCTATGAAGACTTCGGCGAAGATTGCGTGCACCACCTGCGGGGGATGTTCGCGTTCGCGGTATGGGATGCGCGTCGTCAGCGCGTATTGTTGGCGCGGGATCGTCTCGGTATCAAGCCACTCTACTACACCCAACCGATGGGAGAAATCGTCTTTGCCTCTGAGGTCAAAGCGCTATTGCAGCATCCCCGTGTCCATGCACGACTCCAGCTTGACGCACTCAACAACTTTCTCACTTTGAAATACGTCCCCGCCCCGCAGACCATGTTTGCCGGCATTCGTGCGCTTCCTCCTGGCCACTTGCTCCTGTGCGACGCCGCTGGCGTCACTGAACGTCGGTATTGGGATGTCCAATTTCCTGCCAATGGCAATGGGCACCAGAGTGAAGACGTCTACGCTGAGCAACTGAGCGAACTGCTCCGCGAATGCGTGCAGTCACATCTGATGAGTGATGTTCCCTTTGGCGCATTTCTCAGCGGTGGGCTCGATTCCAGCACCATTGTGGCATTAATGAGCCAACTGCTGAACCAACCAGTGAAAACCTTCTCCGTGGGTTTTACTCGCGAGGGGAGCACTGAAAGTGAACTACCGTACGCCCGGATGGTAGCAAAGCAATTTCACACCGACCATCACGAAGTGATGATCAACCCACACCATCTCATCGACCTCAGCAAAAAGGTCGTGTGGCACCTCGACCAGCCTATCGCAGATGAAGCAACACTCGCCAACTACATGGTCGCCGAGCTGGCCTCCCACCATGTCAAGATGGTGTTGACTGGGGAAGGCGGAGACGAACTCTTCGCCGGCTATGCCCGTTACGCTGGCGAACGATTTTCCCCGTTGTGCCAGGTTCTCCCACGACCGGCACGAGCAATGGCTTTGTCAATCAGCAATCAACTGCCAGGACTGAGGCGGCCGAAGTTGGCTCTCCAAGCACTGTGCCAATCCGAAGAGTCTTCACGTCTAGTGAGATGGTTTCCCCTATGTCCAGCAGAAACGAAGGCTGCATTGCTCACGCCAGAACTCCAACACACGTTACAACAACACTCCGCAGAGGAGGTCTTCGCCTACCATCTCGCCCAAACCGCGGCACCCGATCCGCTGAGCCGGATGCTGTACGTCGACACCAAACTCTGGCTGCCTGACGATCTCTTGGCACGTGGTGACAAGACCAGTATGGCGGTGTCGGTCGAGGCCCGGGTTCCCCTCCTCGATCACAAATTGGTAGAGTTTGCTGCCACCCTCCCCTCTCACCTCAAACTCAATCGCTTGACACGGAAGTACTTGTTGAAAAAAGTCAGTCGCCAGTGGCTCCCACCTGCCATCATTGACCGCAAGAAGCAAGGATTTCCGGTTCCGTTTGCGCAATGGTTTCGCACGACCGCACGTCCATTTGTTCATGACCTGCTTGCCTCTGGCACGGTCAAACGACGCGGGCTGTTTCAACCCCAAGCCGTCGAGCAGGTCTTAGTCGAACATGACAGTGGTATGGCCGATCACGGAACGCTGATTTGGGCGCTCGTGAACGTTGAACTCTGGCACCAATTGTTTCTCGACACGTGA